GTACGATTTGCTCATCTTGCGACCGTCGAGGCCAGGCACGACCGCCACCTCATCGAGGATCAGCGGCTCCGGAAGGACGAATGGCTCCGCACCATAGGTATTGTGAAATGAGGCCGCCACATCCCGGGTTACCTCGAGGTGCTGTTTCTGGTCCTTTCCGACCGGCACCATGTCGCTCTTGACAATGAGAATGTCCGCCGCCATCAGCACGGGGTAGGCAAAAAGACCGTGATTCGGAATCACCCCCTGCGCTACTTTGTCCTTGAAGGAATGACAACGTTGCAGCAAACCCATCGATGTGACAGTCGAGAGGTACCAGCTCAATTCGGTGACCTCGGGCAGATCTGACTGGCGGTAAATCACGGAGCGAGAGGGGTCGAGGCCTAGGGCGAGAAAACCGGTCGCCAGATCACCCACCAGACCTCGGAGGCGCTCGGGATCCTGGACGGTCGTGAGGGCGTGCAGGTCTGCGAGGAAGTAGTAACACTCGTGCTCTTCCTGCAGCTTCAGGAACTGGCGGACCGC
The sequence above is a segment of the Acidobacteriota bacterium genome. Coding sequences within it:
- the trpS gene encoding tryptophan--tRNA ligase, with translation MRVLSGVQPSGNLHIGNYFGAVRQFLKLQEEHECYYFLADLHALTTVQDPERLRGLVGDLATGFLALGLDPSRSVIYRQSDLPEVTELSWYLSTVTSMGLLQRCHSFKDKVAQGVIPNHGLFAYPVLMAADILIVKSDMVPVGKDQKQHLEVTRDVAASFHNTYGAEPFVLPEPLILDEVAVVPGLDGRKMSKSYENTIDIFGPEKPIRKKIMSIVTDSTPVEEPKPTEDNALYQLLRVFAPDESERGWVEQAFAEGGVGYGDMKKRLFDYYLVTFGKARVRYEELSDDPAEVDRILAAGAEKARETVAPLMDDVRRAVGIL